The region ACTGGACCAGCGTCGAAGGCTGGGTGCAAATCGAAGGCGGCGGTTGGATGACGGCGGCGTCGCTCAAGTACACGCCGGCGTCGGAGTTCCGGGGCGTGCAGGTGCTGGACGGCTTGCAGAACCAGTTCGCGTGGGCGCTCGACACGATGTACACGTCGGACTATCCCGGCGGCCCGCAGAACGCCGACAGCGGACGCTTGCTGTATCGCTACGACACGATCACGCTTTTCGCCGAAGCCTACGACGAAGAAGGGTGGCGCTGGTACATGGTCGGCCCCGATCAGTGGGTCGAGCAGCGCGTCATCAGCAAGCCGCTGAAGACCGAGCGCCCGGAAGGCGTCGAAGGCCGGTGGGTCTCCGTCGACCTCTACGAGCAGGCGATGGTCGCCTATGACGGCGATACGCCCGTGTTCGCCACGTTGATCGCGTCCGGCCTGCCCGGCACCGACACCAACGAGGGTCTGTTCCGCGTGTGGGCCGATCTGCCGCAGGACCGCATGAGCGGGTTCGCCGGCGCGCCCAACGCTTACGACCTCAGCGGCGTGCCGTGGGTGATGTACTTCGACGACTCGATCAGCCTGCACGGCACGTACTGGCACGACAACTTCGGCTACCGCCGCAGCCGCGGGTGCGTCAACCTGAGCATCAGCGATGCACGCTGGGTGTTCGAGTGGTCGCAGGAAGGTTACCGCCAGCAGGGTATCGACCGCACGAGCCGCGAGACGCCCGGCATCTACGTTCTGGTGTGGAGCAGCGGAGAGTATCGCGCCACCGGCGCCGCCACGAAGTAGACCGCACGCCGGGGCGCTGCCCCAAGCCCCGGCAGGAGTTTCCCTCCTGCACCTCCTTGCTCGCGAAATCATGCCGCATGCGGCATGATTTCGCATAGAAGGGAGTCCAGAGGGAATCCACCCTTTGGGAGAACAATGTCCGACTTCGAACATCTGGACGACGCGCAGCGGGCGGACGCCATGCTCAACGCCGCACGATCCGCGCTGGCGGCGTGGGGCTGGCGAGACGCGAATCCAAGCCTGCTCAGCCTGCGCAGCAACGCAGTGTATCGCGCCGAGTACAGCGGGCAGCAGGCGGTCGTGCGCGTGCATTGGCCGGGGCGCAAGTCGCAGGCGCGAATCGACTCCGAACTGGCGCTATTGGCGCATCTCGGTGGGTTGGGAATCAACGCGCCTCGACCGCTGGCAGCGTCCGTGCGCGTTTCACTTACTGAGCACACGCCGGCGATCTGTACGCTGGTCGCGTGGCTGGATGGCGAGTCGGTGCCGGTCGATCAGTTCATGCCCGAACACGCTGCGGCGGCGGGATCGGCCATCGCCGCGCTGCACGCCGCGGCGCGCTCGTTCGATCCACCCGCCGGCTTCGACCGTCCCACGCTCGACATCACCGGGCTGTTCGGCGCGAACTCGCCGTATCAGCCGGACGCGGCCGGACAGGCGCTGCTCGAGCCGATCCAAGACGTGCTCGACGCCGTGATCGAACGCACACAAGCGGTGTTCGACCGGCAACGCGCAGCGGGCGCGGCGAAGCAGCTCATCCACGCCGACCTCAAGCCCGACAACCTGCTGTTCGATGCCGGCCGGGTCGGCTTCCTCGATTTTGACGACTGCGCGTGGGGTTGGCCGCTGTACGATCTCGCGCCGATGCTGTTGTTCCTGCGCGCCAATCCGGCGTATGCCGCGATCAAGGCAGCGCTGTGGGAGGGGTTCGCCGGCAGCGCGCTGGACAACACGACCGGCGCCGACCTCGAAACACTGGCCGCGGCGCGCTACGCGACCTCCTGCCGGTGGGTGGCGGTGCATCACGATCACCCGTCGTATCGGGGCAAGGTGCCGGGCATCCTCGCGGGGAGAGCGTCGGAATTGGTGGGATATTTGGACAAGGGAATGCTATGAATAGAACAACGTTGCAGCGAATAGCGATACCCGTGATATTGCTGATGGCCGTCTGGCTGATTTTTCTGCTGTCGGTTCATCGATCAATGCAGTATGACGAGTCGTTCACGTTTCTCCGCTATGCACAGTCTCCCTTCGTTGCACTGTTTGCTTACGAACTTCCCAACAACCATCTCCTGCACTCTTTTGGCGTCTGGTTGATGACGTCCTTGATGGGCGATTCGACCATAGTCATCCGGTTCGTCTCCATGGCGGCAGGGCTTTTGTGCACGGCCGTGCTGTTCCGGATGACGCGACGAATTGCAGGGACCGGGGCCGGGGCTCTTGCCGTCGCGCTGCTCATGATCACGCCGATGTGGGCGGAGATGATCGCCAATGCCCGCGGATATACCCTGTCGGCTCTTTTAACCCTCTTATTCATAGGTGAAATCATAGGCACTGGCAGGCGATATTCGTTCCCCAACCGGCGTGTACTCTTTGTACTGACGCTGTTATTGACGATAACTCTGCCGACAATGGCACTGTTGTATGGAGCGGCGCTGATATGGGTTCTGCTGCGAATGTGGCGCGGTGATCCGAGAAAGCGATTGGTTGAGACAACCCTCCTGCCCATTATTGCCGGTGCTGTCACCGGTGGGGCCTTTTACGTATCGGTGTTCGTGTATGGACGCACCAGCGTATTCGGTGGTTTTGGCGAGCCGGGTATTGTCGAACTCATAACCGTATGGACCACGCAAGTCTTTGCGATGCCGCTTTCGCTGGTGCTGTTGATCGGCATTGTCATCGGTATTGCTGTGCTGTGGCAGAGAAACCGGGATTTCCTGGCCCTGTGCGGCATCATTGTCGGCGTCGTGCTGGCTTTCTCAATCCTGCAAGATATCGTGACCGGGCGGACATTTTTTGCGCGCAACTTTTTCTACCTCATTCCGCTCGTGACACTCGTGGGAGGAGTTGGTCTGGCACGGGCAATACGTGCCGTGCCGATTGCATCTGCTGTCCTGACGACGTTCCTGCTCATCGCGAGTGCAGCGTTGTTTATCAGTCTCAACGAGCCGACAGCATCCGAACGATTTACGATAGAGGTCGGCAAGCACATCGAGCCGGGAGATTTGCTGCTCGTTGATTGTTGCTATGATGCGCCACTCGAGTACGCTTACCGGGCCACTCCCGAATTGTTCGCGTATTCTCCGGACAAGCAGCGGGCCATCTTCGTGGAGCCAAAACAAGAGTCTGCGGAAGCATTGCCGGAACTATTCAAAGATATGCTGCCACTAGACCTGGCATCGTGTCATCCGGAAGACTGGGGCGAAACACGGGTAGAAATATGCGCGCTGGTGGCCGATTCGGCTGACGGCTGAGGCTCCTTATTCCATCGTATCAGGGCAAGGTGCCGGGCATCCTCGCGGGGAGAGCGTCGGAATTGCGCCGGTATATCGAGCGTGGCGCCCTGTGATACAATGCCGCCGTTTGACGTAGCGATGCAGGTCGGTTGAATGCGCGGTATCCCCGGTTGGATGTTCATCTTGAGCGTATTGGCGCTGGTCGGCGCGACGGTATTGTGCTCGATCGTTGCCTACGGCGTCGCGCAGCAATTCGCCGTCGATGCGGGTGATCGCGGCATCGACACCGCGGCGATCTCGTTCGACGTGTTTCGCGAGCAGCTCCCGACGCACACGCCGACGCTGACCCCGACCGACACGCCGACACCGGAGCCGACGAGCACGCCGGAACCGGGCGTGACGTTCACGCCGGCGCCGCCGACCGAGGAACCGACACCCGATCCGCTGGCTGGCATCCCCGAACTGAACGACCCGACCCGCAAGACGATCCTGCTGCTCGGCATTGACGAGCGTTCCGGGTTCGATACCGACCGCGCCTATCGCAGCGATACGATCATCCTGATCAACGTCGATCCCGCGCGCAAACGGGTGGGCGTGCTGAGCATCCCGCGCGACATGTACGTCAGCATCCCCGGGCAGGCGCAGAATCAGCGCATCAACACCGCCAACTATGTCGGCGACCTGAGCAATTATCCGGGCGGTGGCGGTCCCGCGCTGGCCGCAGAGACGATCCGCCAGACGTTCGGCATCCGTGTCGACAACTACATCCGCATCAACTTCGACGTGTTCGAGACCGTCGTGGATTCGCTCGCACCGCAGGGCATCGAAGTGTGCCCGACCGAAGCGATCGACGATCCCAAGTATCCGGACGCCGGTTATGGCACGATCTCGATCCATTTCGACCCCGGCTGCCAGCGCCTGAACGCCGAGCGCCTGCTGCAGTACGCCCGCACGCGCGCCACCCAAGGCGGCGACTTCGACCGCGCACGCCGCCAGCAGGAAGTGCTGAAGGCGGCGCAGGCCGAGTTCCTGAGCCTCGGCGGAATCGCCAACTTTGTCACGCAGGCCGTGCCGCTGTACCACGCGTTGATCGACAGCATCAAGACCGACCTGTCGCTGGACGAACTGCTGGCGCTCGCCCGCCTCGCCGGTGAGATCCCGCGCGAGAACATCACGACCGGCGTGATCGACAATCGCTACGTCAGCTTCGCCAAAGATCCGACCGGCGCGGACGTGCTGGTGCCGAACATCGGCGCGGTGCGCGGCCTGATCCAAGACGTGTTCAACCCGCAGCCCTCCCGCACGCTGGCCGAGCTGCGCACGCTGGCCGAGAATGAAGGCGCGACAATCAGCGTCTACAACGGTACCGATATCGCCGGGCTGGCCGGCCAAACGCGCGACTGGCTGATTAGCCGGCAGGTGCGTGTCGAGCCGTCGGTGGGCAACCTGCCGACACCCGACAACGGCCCGACCCGCATCCGCGATTACACCGGCAAGCGCTGGACGGCACGCTATCTGGCGGCGCTGATGGGCATCCCCGAGGATCGCATCGGGGCCGGCGTGGACGGGCTGGTGTCAGCCGACGTCCTTGTCGTGGCAGGCGGGGACATTCAGCCGCTGTTGGCCGGCGAACCGGCTACCCCCGCACCATAGGCGCTCTTGGTGAGAGATATGATTCGCGAACATGACCGTATTGTGCTGACCACGGACTTGCCTGATGGCCGGTTCCGCGCCGGAGACATCGGCGTTGTCGTCATGATTCACGGCGACCACG is a window of Candidatus Flexicrinis affinis DNA encoding:
- a CDS encoding L,D-transpeptidase, encoding MSRVLILLGVVFAVVLTAAPASANLDSAACAGIDLSVGVPSACLDYMRAFPSPTLAQVRRDGYTINNYSFWKVDSAGAPVFDAPGGSVIREIPSGFHAVQSLDWTSVEGWVQIEGGGWMTAASLKYTPASEFRGVQVLDGLQNQFAWALDTMYTSDYPGGPQNADSGRLLYRYDTITLFAEAYDEEGWRWYMVGPDQWVEQRVISKPLKTERPEGVEGRWVSVDLYEQAMVAYDGDTPVFATLIASGLPGTDTNEGLFRVWADLPQDRMSGFAGAPNAYDLSGVPWVMYFDDSISLHGTYWHDNFGYRRSRGCVNLSISDARWVFEWSQEGYRQQGIDRTSRETPGIYVLVWSSGEYRATGAATK
- a CDS encoding phosphotransferase, with amino-acid sequence MSDFEHLDDAQRADAMLNAARSALAAWGWRDANPSLLSLRSNAVYRAEYSGQQAVVRVHWPGRKSQARIDSELALLAHLGGLGINAPRPLAASVRVSLTEHTPAICTLVAWLDGESVPVDQFMPEHAAAAGSAIAALHAAARSFDPPAGFDRPTLDITGLFGANSPYQPDAAGQALLEPIQDVLDAVIERTQAVFDRQRAAGAAKQLIHADLKPDNLLFDAGRVGFLDFDDCAWGWPLYDLAPMLLFLRANPAYAAIKAALWEGFAGSALDNTTGADLETLAAARYATSCRWVAVHHDHPSYRGKVPGILAGRASELVGYLDKGML
- a CDS encoding glycosyltransferase family 39 protein codes for the protein MNRTTLQRIAIPVILLMAVWLIFLLSVHRSMQYDESFTFLRYAQSPFVALFAYELPNNHLLHSFGVWLMTSLMGDSTIVIRFVSMAAGLLCTAVLFRMTRRIAGTGAGALAVALLMITPMWAEMIANARGYTLSALLTLLFIGEIIGTGRRYSFPNRRVLFVLTLLLTITLPTMALLYGAALIWVLLRMWRGDPRKRLVETTLLPIIAGAVTGGAFYVSVFVYGRTSVFGGFGEPGIVELITVWTTQVFAMPLSLVLLIGIVIGIAVLWQRNRDFLALCGIIVGVVLAFSILQDIVTGRTFFARNFFYLIPLVTLVGGVGLARAIRAVPIASAVLTTFLLIASAALFISLNEPTASERFTIEVGKHIEPGDLLLVDCCYDAPLEYAYRATPELFAYSPDKQRAIFVEPKQESAEALPELFKDMLPLDLASCHPEDWGETRVEICALVADSADG
- a CDS encoding LCP family protein, which produces MRGIPGWMFILSVLALVGATVLCSIVAYGVAQQFAVDAGDRGIDTAAISFDVFREQLPTHTPTLTPTDTPTPEPTSTPEPGVTFTPAPPTEEPTPDPLAGIPELNDPTRKTILLLGIDERSGFDTDRAYRSDTIILINVDPARKRVGVLSIPRDMYVSIPGQAQNQRINTANYVGDLSNYPGGGGPALAAETIRQTFGIRVDNYIRINFDVFETVVDSLAPQGIEVCPTEAIDDPKYPDAGYGTISIHFDPGCQRLNAERLLQYARTRATQGGDFDRARRQQEVLKAAQAEFLSLGGIANFVTQAVPLYHALIDSIKTDLSLDELLALARLAGEIPRENITTGVIDNRYVSFAKDPTGADVLVPNIGAVRGLIQDVFNPQPSRTLAELRTLAENEGATISVYNGTDIAGLAGQTRDWLISRQVRVEPSVGNLPTPDNGPTRIRDYTGKRWTARYLAALMGIPEDRIGAGVDGLVSADVLVVAGGDIQPLLAGEPATPAP